Genomic DNA from Salvia miltiorrhiza cultivar Shanhuang (shh) chromosome 1, IMPLAD_Smil_shh, whole genome shotgun sequence:
GAAGTTAAAGTTTTCATGTTTAGATCATAATTTTATAGGCTTAAGCCAAacttttcttgtagtgtaatCTACCTAACGACAAGCCATGTTGGTTTAAGAATACTTCCGTTTCAGCCACCTTGATAGTTCCGACTTCTACCTCAACATTTATTCGTTGAAAATGTTCATCATGTGCAAAGTTGGATCGTTAATACATTTTTTATGTTAGTGTAGTGTAATCTAACTAGTATTAAGCTAcgttgatttaaaaaatacttttattttaacaatTGATAGTTTCGACTTCTACCTCAACATTCATTTACTGTAAATGTTGTGAGCAAAACGAAAAAAAATGAAGTCTCGTGTGTTTGAATCAACATTCATTTACTGTAAATGTTgtgagcaaaaaaaaaatgaagtactGTGTGTTTGAAgacaaaattttaatttgatttttttaaatgcacTCTTGAGTTgctcaaaatttaatttatttttttagaaaatgtgTATTATTCGAGTGTATACATTCTCTATataaacactaaatcctaaacccttaAATGTGTTACATGTCAATTTTCTAGAAATACATTAGAAGATGTCATGCTAGAAGACTATTATATCGAAGGGAAAAGATTTTCGtacataatatgtatatacataataccCTCCAATTTTGAACCGGACCGGaccggtttttttaaaaaaccggttttttattaattaaattatgtgaTTACTAATTTGcccttattatatatttttggaaGTGATAACATTGTATAATTCCATTCCATTTATACATTGTAAATTTTaggaaatatatataaattcatttaAGCTTCTATCAAATTAGCGCATATCTTTTGAGAAATTAAATCTGCCGACCCGCCATTGCCGACCTCACATACCCGAATTTCTTCACAGTTGCGCAGCCGCACAATGAATTATAAGCTGTTACTTGTTACTTTAATAATATTCCTTATACATTTCctctgtaaaaaaaaaaaaaaaaaagtcattcTCTAGAAATAAAACCGGATCTTAATTTACCCAAATAAGTGCATCAATTTTTCTAAactatagaaaataaaatattcttaAAAATCTTCAAAACATCTAACAATTAATTTCCTTGCAAAAGTGGcgtcatttttttttccaaatccTTACTATAAGATTATAGCTGCATACACCAAAAACCAAGCAACATAGTTATTCAAAAAAATCGAGCAACATAATTTTGCAAACAAAATCGAGCAACATCAATGGCCAACCATATTAAGGAATACGTTAGTGAGAAATTGTATGAATTATTTGGAACCCACGATGAAAGTGAGACATCTTTTACGGAGTATGAGGCGAACAAcaattcaaatttcaatttgaaaacAACACACATGAGGAGATGATGCAAGAAGGTATTTTACGAATTACTTACATAACAGTCTATACGCATGGAGTTAACACGCACAACACACATCTATAATTTATAGTTCTTTTTATTAGTGTGAAAAAACTAATGAGTTCTTCGGTGCTAAAAACTTATTTCGTATGAGTATGGGATTGAAAGTATATTTTACCATGAGTTATTGAATAATCTTTTTAAAACTTGTCAATCAATACATATGAGCATTTACAATCTTTTAGTTCATTTAAGCTCaattgcaatttatttattatttagtaatagAACATATATACTATCTAATATTTGATCTCAAGCACAAAACTAGGCGGTactccattttatttattaaaaacaCTTTACTTTCGAATGATTGCTATTATATTAGATTATCAATATGATTTGTACTAGTTACATCTTATGTAGGTGATATGGGTGACTTACATGATGTATTTGATGAGATGGTGCGAGAAAGTCCGAAATCGGGCATGTCGTTCGATTCTGCAGAAAGACTCTATGAGGCCTACAATTTGTTTGCAAAGGAACAAGGTTTTTGCGCGGTTTGTAGAAGTATTTCTAGTTCTAGTAAGTATGTTGTGATGTCATGTGATCGATTCGGGAAGTTGGATTACAAGAAACATACGAAAAAGACGGACTGTCGTGCACATATTAATGCTATCAGACGGGATTCTGGTAAGTGGGAGGTGTCTACTGTTCATTTAGACCACAACCATGAATTGGATCCAAATATGTCCGCTCTAATGGCGGGTCACAGAAGTTTGCCTATGAGCGTGAAGAGGCAATTAGAAGCTAACGACATTGCAGGCGTACCAATTTGTAAAAGTGTGAGGTTGGCTCAAGTCCAAGCTGGAGGTCCTAGAAATTTAGGAGCTAATGCAAGAGATTGTAGGAACTACATCAATGAGAGGAGAAGATTGAGACTTGGCGAAGGAGATGCACACGCCATCCACAAGCTCTTTCGTACGTTGCAAGGGCAGGATGCGAGATTTTTTCATTTGATGGATATTGATGAAGATTTTAGGCTCCCAAGTGTGATGTGGATTCATCCTCGCAGCATAGCTGCTTATCAGGATTTTCACGATGTTGTTAGCTTCGACACTACATATCTAATTAACCAGTATCAGATGCCTTTAGCGACCGTGGTCGGAgttaatcatcatcatcagtcAATTTTGCTAGGCTGCGCGTTGTTGGCACGTGAGCATGCTGAGTCTTTTAAGTGGTTTTTCAGTAATTGGGTTGAGGCCATAGGAGGGGTTCATCCTACTGCGATATTGACCGATCAATGTGAGAGTATCGGTGTGACTGAATCGTTTCTCCTTTCATGAGTTTCTCCATGACTGTGCTTAGTTAATTTTGCATAATGTCACTGCAAGATCTCACCCTCAGTCCGAGGAATGGAACTTCATGAGTTCTTGCTGCAATCAGTGTACATATTATTTGGAAATTTGGATTTGGGGATAACTGAAAAGGAAAtcaatgaaaagaaaaagaagatgtAATACAGTGACACGAGGTTCAACGAGTGGGTGGCAGAGGGGTCGGCGATGCCGAGAATCCGGTGTGACTGTTAATTTTGCATAAGCAAACCCACGCAGGGCGCGGACGCGGTTCATAGCGTTCGTCGTCGCTGGCAACGGCAACGGCCACGTCGGCCTCGCGTGAAGTGCTCGAAGGAGGAGGGGAACTGGTCGGGAAGCCGCATACCGTGCCGTGAAAAGTCACCGGAAAGTGCGGGTTCGTCTTGATGAGGATGGTGCCGGCGCCGCGTAGTTCAAGGATTGAGTCGGCAAGTGTGCCGAAGAAGGTGATGAAGTTGCTGataatttgaaaagaaagaaatcaaGGGAGGGACCGAATTCAATATTTTCCTTAATTATCATTAAGGCTAATTGAGTAAATAACTATTTACGTTGGAAATAGAAtaattatcaaaatttaaattaaattataaattgacaTAATTATCCtcattatgtatatacatattatgtaaatttatcatCACTCTATATCGAATTGTACAAATACACCTCAATTTAAATGGAGCATAGTTCTGATTAATGTATTAGATCTAAAAACAGGTCCTTTTATATAATTTCTCAATTAAAAGTCTCTTAAtagtaattaaatatattttgtattttcttcACAAAACATTTTGTAGGTTCATGTGTTGGTTTAACTGACAAACTATTAAGAAAGGAGGTGATTTTTGTACCCGACTCGGATCTTGACCCAGTTGATTATtctgattcattttttttggaaatgacactaacactaacatgAAATGATACCAACACTAGTACGatcttaaaatgacactaacactattttgttttacaaatgacactaacactatattgaaatgacattaATACTACgtgtaaaatgacactaacattatatttaatgacactaacactatatttaaATGATACTAACACTTGATATTCGAGTAGGATAGTCCAG
This window encodes:
- the LOC131012723 gene encoding protein FAR-RED IMPAIRED RESPONSE 1-like, which translates into the protein MGDLHDVFDEMVRESPKSGMSFDSAERLYEAYNLFAKEQGFCAVCRSISSSSKYVVMSCDRFGKLDYKKHTKKTDCRAHINAIRRDSGKWEVSTVHLDHNHELDPNMSALMAGHRSLPMSVKRQLEANDIAGVPICKSVRLAQVQAGGPRNLGANARDCRNYINERRRLRLGEGDAHAIHKLFRTLQGQDARFFHLMDIDEDFRLPSVMWIHPRSIAAYQDFHDVVSFDTTYLINQYQMPLATVVGVNHHHQSILLGCALLAREHAESFKWFFSNWVEAIGGVHPTAILTDQCESIGVTESFLLS